One Synechocystis sp. LKSZ1 genomic window, GGCATAGCTCGGAGCCTGGCATTGGTCTTGATGCAACCAGTTGTGACCCCGGCCGTAGGCCATTTCTAAACGGCCCAGAACTCGCTTGAGTTGGAGTTGCATCTGCACCTGTTCCCCCTTCAGGCCGGAGAGGTGAAGTTCGGGGGCCTGCTGGCGGGGATGGATTAAATAAACTGGATTGGGATTAAACCAGCCTTCCGGATGGGCCTGAATTTGGGGCTGAAAATAACCGGTGGCCGCCTCCACTAAACCAACATTGCAGCGGTGGCCAAAATAGGGGCTATAGCCGTTAATCAAGTCTTCTAAACTGTTAACGCAGTTCATAAAGGTTTGGCCGTCATCCTGCCCCGAATAGAGAGCCCCACTGTGGAACCAGCCCTCTAATTTGCCGGAAGAACCCGCTCCGAGTTGGTCTTGTTGTTCGAGGAGTCTTATGGACAACGTACTATGGCGGGCTATGTATTCACTAATGGCTACCCCAGCAATGCCTCCCCCTACAACGGCAACATCTACGGATTCAATCGCTGAGGCTTGGATTTCCGGCATAGCAGTCTAGACAATTGGAGATCGGTTAAAATTTGAAAATTTCAATCTCAAAATTAGCACCAATCCTTTTAATACAGGGCCTTTTGGGCTAACTTTTGTCCCCATTTCCCTTGCCAATTCCCTATGCGCCTCGGTAGTGAAGACCACAAGCTGTTATTTTGTCGTAGCTTCCTCGACAGTTACCTAGACTACGAACCCGAAAACCTGCCTTGGCCCGACCTTAAGGGCCAGGATCTCGAAAAGCTCCGCAGTATTCCCTTCTGGCGAGAGGCTTTGGTAACAGAACAGAGAGCCGGGGCCATGGTGACAGCCTTTGCCCAAAGCCAAGTTGATCCTTGGCTACGCCAGGCTATTACCCTTCAGGGCCAAGAAGAACAACGCCACGCCCGTCTGGTGGCCTTTCTGATTGAGCATTACGGCATTGAAATTCCGCCTGTCCCTGAGTCTCCCGTCCCGGCCCCGGTAGAAACGGCTTTTATCGATTTTGGTTTTGAGGAATGCCTCGATTCCTTTTTTGCCTTCGGTATGTTTGGCATTGCTCGCCAGGCCCAGTATTTGCCGGAGGCTATGTTTCAGATTTTTGACCCAATCCTCGATGAAGAAGCCCGGCATATCGTCTTCTTTATCAACTGGTTAACCTATTGTCAGTGTCACCAGGGCCAGCCCGATTGGTTGCGGGGACTGAATAGTCTATGGCACTATGGCAGAGCTTTGAATAACTTAGCCAAAACCTTCGGCGGTGCCGCTACGGCGGGGGAAAGCACTTCCTTTACCGTTACCGAGGCCCGTCACTTCATGGATGACCTGACCTCCGAATTATTTTTTGAGATTTGTTTGCAGGAAAACCACCAGCGCATGGCCCGCTTTGATTCCCAGTTGTTACAACCTCGTTTGTTACCCCGCCTTTCCCAGATGGCTCTCTCTGTTTTGCGTCTGTTTAAGAAACGTCCGCCCCTGACCATTGCCCAAAAGTCCTAACCCTCTGAACCTGTGACCCCTACCTCGACCCTTAATCCCAAAACCCTAACCCTGTTGGCCCTAATTGTCATGACCCAAGTGTTAGGAGACATCTGGCTTAGTCGAGGCATGAAGTTATTTGGCCCTATCACCAGCTATCAAGGGCCGGCCCTCCTGGCCCTCTTGGCCTATCTGTTCACTAGTCCCTGGATTGTGCTGGGGGTCGCCACCTTGGCCTGTTCACTTCTGCTCTATCTGGTGGCTGTTTCCCGTCTGGATTTAAGCCTGGTTTTGCCCCTCTTGGCTTCTAGTTACCTCCTCAATGCCTGCTTGGCCTGGCTCATCCTTGGCGAACATGTGTCTGCTCTGCGCTGGGTTGCCACCCTCCTAATTGCCCTGGGCGTTTACGTGGTTTTCCAGAGTGAACGTCAGCGACAAAAACAGCAATCCCAAGCTCTGGGAATATCATCGGCCCCACCGCTAGTCGCCTCTACCCGTAAGTCCAACCGACCCCGTCCTAATTCCTGGCTCCTGGCTTTTCCCCTGGGTTTATCCCTGTCCAAGGTTTGGCTGGGGATTTTGCTGGTGGTCTTGGCGGATTCCTGCGGTGATCTCCTAGTAACTCAAGGAATGAAACGCATTGGCCCCTTGGCCCTGAATTCTCCCCGAGCCGTGCTAGGGTTTATCAGTCGTATCCTCCGTCATCCCTGGATTCTAGGCGGGATTAGTTGCCAGGCCATCGCTTTTGTTTGCTTTATTTCCCTACTCAGTTGGGCGGATATTAGCCTGGTGCGGCCAGCGACGGCCCTGGGCTACGGTGTCAGCCTATTGGGAGCCCGGTTTATCCTGCGGGAACACATTACCCCCGAACGGTGGCTGGGCAGTTCCATCATTGGCCTGGGGGTTTTTCTCATTGCACTTGATGTCTAAACTGCTGCGTCAGTTAGTACAATCTCTGGGTTTACTGAATCCTTGTGTCGTGTTTTAGGAGCTTGCCTCTTTGCTAAATCCCGTTGATGCCCTCTCCCTACTCTGTCTTCTGCCCATCCTGGGAGGAGGGGCCTATTCGTTGCTCACGCCCTTCACCACTCAACGGTTTTTGGCCCGCCCTTTGTCGGCATCAGATTTTCAGCCGCCGGTGACGGTACTGAAGCCCGTCCGGGGCCTAGAAAAGGATCTGAAGGTTAATCTCCGTTCCATGGCCCTGCAGGACTACCCCGACTATCAAATTATTTACGCTGTCCAAGACCCCCAGGATCCGGCCCTGCCGTTGTTACAGGAACTCCAGGCTGAATTTGGCCCAGAGAAAGTCACCGTCGTTGTTGAAAACATTCAGGCCGGGGCCAATGGCAAAGTGAATAATCTACTGGGGGCCCTGACCCAGGCCCGCCATGAGGTCTTGGTCATCAGTGATAGCGATACTGTTGTGCGTCCCGATTATCTCAAAACCATCGTGGCTCCCTTGGCCGACCTCCAGGTCGGTTGCGTTTGCACGCCCTTCAAATTAATTCAGGCCGAACGCTGGTTTGAAAAACTGGAACTCCTGGCTATTAATACCGACTTTATGCCCAGTGTTCTTTTTGCGGAAGTGACAGGGGCCTCTAAGGCCTGTTTGGGCCCGTCCCTGGCCCTGCGTTGTTCTACCCTGGAGGCACTAGGTGGCCTGGCTAGCTTAGCAGATTATCTAGTAGAGGATTTTGAACTGGGCCGCCGAGTTTGGACGAATGATCAACAGCTTGTGCTCCTACCCTATTTCATTGAAGCGGTGGTGGACTTGGCTAATAGCCGCGATTGGTGGCGCCATCAAGTCTACTGGGATCAAAATACCTATCTGGCCCGGCCCTGGGGCTTTGCCGCCACGATTATCATTAAAGCGGTTCCCTTTGCTCTGCTACTGGTAGCCCTGCGCCAAGGGGATGCTCTCAGTTGGACGATTTTGGCCGTGACCCTAGCCCTGCGAATCTTAAGCGCTCTAAGTGTGGCCTGGCAACTAAAGGACTGGGAAAGTATCCAGGCCCTGCCCTGGTTACCCCTGCGCGAGGCCCTGGCTATCATTTTTTGGGCCTTGGCCTTTTGTCAACGGACAGTGACTTGGCGAGGCGTTCAATTTAAATTGACGACCCACGGCAAAATGGTTCCCCTGAACCTAGACTCGTAAACTCGTTTTTTTATCGCTGGTCTTGACCATGTTTCACGGTTTTATTCCCCCAGAGCGTTACTTTGCCTACCTAACCTGGCCAAGGGTTCAAAATTTGCCCGATAAGGCCAATACGGTGATCATTCAACCCATTGGAGCCATTGAACAGCACGGCCCCCACCTTCCTTTAATCGTTGATGCGGCCATTAGTGGTGGTGTCCTTGGTCAGGCCCTGGCCCAGTTAGCCCCCGATATTCCGGCCTACGCGCTTCCCCTGTTGTACTATGGTAAATCTAACGAACACCACGGCTTTCCTGGCACCATCACCCTCTCGGCGTCAACACTCCTGGCTATCCTGGGAGATATTGCCGACAGTCTCTACCAATCGGGTTTTCGCAAGTGGATTTTAATGAACTCCCACGGTGGCCAGCCCCAGGTGTTGGAGATTGCAGCGCGGGATCTGCACCAAAAATATCCGGATTTTCAAATTTTCCCCTTCTTTACTTGGCAAGTCCCCCACTGTGCGGCCCAACGGCTTTCCCCCCTGGAGCTAGCGCAAGGCATCCATGCGGGAGATGCAGAAACCAGTCTGATGATGGCCCTCCTGCCCCACCAGGTTGATTCTGAGCAGTTAGTTAAAGAATATCCCCAGGGCCTGCCCGAGGGCCTGTTAAGTCTAGAGGGCCAACTGCCCTTTGCCTGGTTAACCCGCGAAATTAGCCGGAGTGGTGTGATCGGCGATGCAACCACGGCCACTGTTGAAAAAGGGGAGCAACTCCTGTCCTCCTTAGCGGCAGGCTGGGTACAGGCCATTACCGAGGTTTATCATTTTCGTCCCCTAGGGATTAAGGCGATAGACTAGACATCTTGCGACGGGCCGTAGCTTTTTTGAGTAACGAGGCCGCAAAGCTGAGGGCCTCCTGGGCGGAATGGCCCCCGGCGAGTTGGGCTAATTCTTCCTGGCGGCCCTGGGGACTATCAAGGGCCGTAATCCGAACGACGGTACGTAGTTCCGAGGCCAGGTCAATAGCACTCTCTGATGGGGCCGCTTCCAATAGGGTTTTATCCACCCGGAAGTGGACATCGGCTAAGGCGGCGACTAAGGGCTGGTGAGTCACACACAGTACCTGTTGGCTCTGGCTCAACTGGTGGAGTTTATCGGCAATGGCCTGGGCCACCTTCCCGGAAACCCCGACATCAATTTCATCAAAAACCAGAGTTTGCTGGGGGACCGTGGCGCTAAAACAGGCCTTCAGGGCCAGTAAAAAACGACTCATTTCTCCCCCCGATGCCGTGGCGGCCAAGGGTTGCATCTTTTCGCCAGGATTGGGACTAAAGTAAAAAACGACCAGGTCGGCCCCGTGAGCGGTGGGGGTAATGGCACTGAAGTGACAAGCAAACATCACTTTTTCCATGGCCAGGGGTTTGAGTTCCTTTACCAACTGGGTTTCCAATTGTTGGGCCGTTTTTCGCCGCAGGGCCGTTAACTGCTGACAGGCCCGGCCAAGGGCCTGCTGGGCTTGGTCGTAGGCCTGCTCTAGGGCCTCTAGGGACTGGGGGTCACTGGTCAGGTCTAGCCACTCCTGCTCGATCTGGTCTCGGTAGCTGATCACCTCGACTAAGCTGGGCCCGTATTTACGACAGAGGCGTTTGAGCAGTTGAACCCGTTCTTCTACCTCCCCTAAGCGCTGGGGGTCAGCCTCCAAGCGGTCACCGTAGGTATTGAGCTGTTGTCCTGCTTCTACCACCTGGGTCAAGGCCTCCTGCACCATAGTCAGGATGGCGTCTAGCTGGGGATCGTAGCGGCCCATTTCCTGCAAAATCGATTCGGCCTGGGCCAAAAGATCCGCTACCGCCGTTTCGCCCCGGTCATTTTGGTACAAGAGTTGATAGGCCTGGTAACTTAATTGCTGGAGTTCGACCACATGGGATAAGCGTTCCTGTTCCTGGGCCAGGTGTTCAGCTTCATCGGAGTCTACCAAGGCCGCCCCCTGGAGTTCCTGACGTTGGTAGGCTAACAGATCCAGCCGTTGCAGACGATTTTGCTCCGATTGACGACGTTCCGCCAGGGCCTGCTCCGCTTGGGCAAAGGCCCGGTAGGCTGCCTCAACCTGCTGACGTTGTTGAAATAGCGGGGATCCGCCGTACAAATCCAAAAGCTGACGTTGCACCGTACTATCCATCAGTTGGACGGTTTGGCCCTGGGCCGTTATTTCCACCAGTTTGGCCCGCAATTCTCCGAGCAATTGACGATTGACAATGGCCCCATTGACGCGGGAACGGGAGCGGAGACTATCCCCAACCCAGCTTAATTCCCGACTACAGACTAAGTCTTGGTCTTCTAGGGGTTCAATGGCCCGTTCTTGGAGCCAATGGTACAGAGACTCAGAAACATCAAAGCTCGCTTCCAGGAAGGCCCGTTGACAACCTTGACGAATGACTTGGCCCGTTGCCTTACCGCCCAACACCAGATCAATCGCATCTAGGATGATGGACTTACCCGCCCCAGTTTCGCCGGTCAGAACATTGAGCCCCGCCTGAAAGGTAATATCTAGACGGTCGATGAGGGCAAAATTTTCAATATGAAGGGAAGACAACATAGTGCGGTACCAGTACCCATCGTCATTCCATGGGGAGACTAGCCTCCTAGATTACCATGGCCCTCCTAAAGCCGCTGGCGAGCAGAGGATTTTTCTTCCCGTGATGCCTTTCTATCCCGACCCTGTGCTCAAGGCTTCTATCCCTGCTTGACCGGGTTTTTGGAGCGCTTGAATACCCTATCCGCTACACTCTACAGTATATCTACCCCGCGTTTTATCCCTGTACTAGAGTGACAGGGTCTTTTGGATGGCGCCGGGTAACCTCACCCTGTCAGATTCTATGTTTAATTGGTTCCGCCGCCAGTTTGGTAATGCTCCCAGTAGCGAAAACGATACCGCTCCCCCGCCCCCAGCAGCGGCCCCCAGCCCAACGGAGGAGGAGACTAGCCCAGCGGCGGCCACGGAGCCAGACGCCTATCTAACCTGGGCCAAGGAAGCCTATAAAAACATTCAAGAACGCAAGGCCCAGGAGGAAGCCCCTACCGAAACCGAAAGTCTAGAAGAAGCCGCTCCCTCAGAAGTCGCCATTCCTACAGAGGAAACCGCAACCCCAAGGGGCCCGGCTTGGCTCCAGCAGTCCGACCGATTAGAGGTACTGAAGGAAACCGCTGTGGAGGCCGCCACGATTGATGCGCCCCTCTTGGCAAATGCCGATGCCGTTGGTTTGGATGATGATTTTGTGTGGTCGGCTAAGGTGCTGGCGGCCCAGGGCCGTTCTGCCCAGGAGGTTTCCGAGGAGGAAATAAATTGGCTGAGTAAACTCCGTCAGGGCCTGAGCAAGACTCGGCGCAGTCTGGTTAATCAGCTTAAATCCGTCGTCGGCCAAGGCCCCCTCAACGAAGAGGCCGTCGAGGAAATTGAGGCCCTGTTGCTCCAGGCCGATGTGGGCGTCGAAGCGACGGAATACATTATCGAAATTCTGCAAAACAAACTCCGCCAGGAAACCCTGCCACCGGAACAGGCCATTGAATTTCTGAAGCAAATTCTGCGGAATATTTTAGACCAGCCCCTGCAAACCCTCACCAAGATTGACTTTGTTCCCGAACCCAATTGTCTCAATATCTGGCTCCTGACAGGGGTTAACGGGGCCGGTAAAACTACGACTATCGGTAAACTGGCCCACCTGGCCCAAAAATCCGGCTACAGCTGCTTAATTGCG contains:
- a CDS encoding ferritin-like domain-containing protein; the encoded protein is MRLGSEDHKLLFCRSFLDSYLDYEPENLPWPDLKGQDLEKLRSIPFWREALVTEQRAGAMVTAFAQSQVDPWLRQAITLQGQEEQRHARLVAFLIEHYGIEIPPVPESPVPAPVETAFIDFGFEECLDSFFAFGMFGIARQAQYLPEAMFQIFDPILDEEARHIVFFINWLTYCQCHQGQPDWLRGLNSLWHYGRALNNLAKTFGGAATAGESTSFTVTEARHFMDDLTSELFFEICLQENHQRMARFDSQLLQPRLLPRLSQMALSVLRLFKKRPPLTIAQKS
- the hpnI gene encoding bacteriohopanetetrol glucosamine biosynthesis glycosyltransferase HpnI; this translates as MLNPVDALSLLCLLPILGGGAYSLLTPFTTQRFLARPLSASDFQPPVTVLKPVRGLEKDLKVNLRSMALQDYPDYQIIYAVQDPQDPALPLLQELQAEFGPEKVTVVVENIQAGANGKVNNLLGALTQARHEVLVISDSDTVVRPDYLKTIVAPLADLQVGCVCTPFKLIQAERWFEKLELLAINTDFMPSVLFAEVTGASKACLGPSLALRCSTLEALGGLASLADYLVEDFELGRRVWTNDQQLVLLPYFIEAVVDLANSRDWWRHQVYWDQNTYLARPWGFAATIIIKAVPFALLLVALRQGDALSWTILAVTLALRILSALSVAWQLKDWESIQALPWLPLREALAIIFWALAFCQRTVTWRGVQFKLTTHGKMVPLNLDS
- a CDS encoding creatininase family protein, with product MFHGFIPPERYFAYLTWPRVQNLPDKANTVIIQPIGAIEQHGPHLPLIVDAAISGGVLGQALAQLAPDIPAYALPLLYYGKSNEHHGFPGTITLSASTLLAILGDIADSLYQSGFRKWILMNSHGGQPQVLEIAARDLHQKYPDFQIFPFFTWQVPHCAAQRLSPLELAQGIHAGDAETSLMMALLPHQVDSEQLVKEYPQGLPEGLLSLEGQLPFAWLTREISRSGVIGDATTATVEKGEQLLSSLAAGWVQAITEVYHFRPLGIKAID
- the recN gene encoding DNA repair protein RecN codes for the protein MLSSLHIENFALIDRLDITFQAGLNVLTGETGAGKSIILDAIDLVLGGKATGQVIRQGCQRAFLEASFDVSESLYHWLQERAIEPLEDQDLVCSRELSWVGDSLRSRSRVNGAIVNRQLLGELRAKLVEITAQGQTVQLMDSTVQRQLLDLYGGSPLFQQRQQVEAAYRAFAQAEQALAERRQSEQNRLQRLDLLAYQRQELQGAALVDSDEAEHLAQEQERLSHVVELQQLSYQAYQLLYQNDRGETAVADLLAQAESILQEMGRYDPQLDAILTMVQEALTQVVEAGQQLNTYGDRLEADPQRLGEVEERVQLLKRLCRKYGPSLVEVISYRDQIEQEWLDLTSDPQSLEALEQAYDQAQQALGRACQQLTALRRKTAQQLETQLVKELKPLAMEKVMFACHFSAITPTAHGADLVVFYFSPNPGEKMQPLAATASGGEMSRFLLALKACFSATVPQQTLVFDEIDVGVSGKVAQAIADKLHQLSQSQQVLCVTHQPLVAALADVHFRVDKTLLEAAPSESAIDLASELRTVVRITALDSPQGRQEELAQLAGGHSAQEALSFAASLLKKATARRKMSSLSP
- the ftsY gene encoding signal recognition particle-docking protein FtsY; the protein is MFNWFRRQFGNAPSSENDTAPPPPAAAPSPTEEETSPAAATEPDAYLTWAKEAYKNIQERKAQEEAPTETESLEEAAPSEVAIPTEETATPRGPAWLQQSDRLEVLKETAVEAATIDAPLLANADAVGLDDDFVWSAKVLAAQGRSAQEVSEEEINWLSKLRQGLSKTRRSLVNQLKSVVGQGPLNEEAVEEIEALLLQADVGVEATEYIIEILQNKLRQETLPPEQAIEFLKQILRNILDQPLQTLTKIDFVPEPNCLNIWLLTGVNGAGKTTTIGKLAHLAQKSGYSCLIAAADTFRAAAVEQVKVWGERSGVTVIANPGKNSDPAAVVFDGITAAQSRNINLLLVDTAGRLQNKKNLMDELAKIRRIIDKKAPQAEVESLLVLDATLGQNGLRQAEVFAEAAKLSGVVLTKLDGTAKGGVALAVAKQLNLPIRFIGAGEGIEDLRPFSSYEFVEALLNG